The following are encoded in a window of Impatiens glandulifera chromosome 5, dImpGla2.1, whole genome shotgun sequence genomic DNA:
- the LOC124938834 gene encoding ankyrin repeat-containing protein At5g02620-like yields the protein MMMMIMERQDSFKGVKVMEKQSSFHGIGTMDEKHKSFLGLIEKQKSFSRLIMEKQLSFGGERKRGKDSPGKKGDSFLHSAARASNLIRVKDIISRFDSNTVRDLLSKQNQEGETPLYVAAENGHVSVVSEFLKHLDLQTASIVARNGSDPFHIAAKQGHLDVLKELLRCFPNMVMTTDAANSTALHTAAAQGHIHVVDLLLEANSNLAKIARNNGKTVLHTAARMGYLEVARSILSKDPSIGLMTDKKGQTALHMAVKGQNVEIVHELVKPDSKVLILEDTKGNTPLHIATRKGKFEIIRALVSVKGVNVNAINKAGETPLDIAEKFGNQEITTGIKEAGGVNGKPQNPAKQLKKTVSDIKHDVESQLQQTRQTGFRVRKIAKKIKKLHTSGLNNAINSATVVAVLIATVAFAAIFTVPGQYVQDFTPGFSLGEAHIAKKAAFIIFFVSDSLALFISLAVVVVQTSVVVIEHKAKKQLVFVINKLMWMACIFISVAFISLSFVVVGSNETWLAVYTTLVGSVIMLTTIGTMCYCVVRHRMDESKMRNIRRTNTLSRSLSLSRQQSDPDLLNEGYKKMYAV from the exons atgatgatgatgatcatggAAAGACAAGATAGTTTTAAAGGTGTAAAAGTAATGGAAAAACAATCAAGTTTCCATGGAATTGGAACCATGGATGAGAAGCATAAGAGTTTCCTAGGTTTAATAGAGAAACAGAAAAGCTTCAGCAGATTGATAATGGAGAAACAGCTCAGTTTTGGAGGAGAAAGGAAGAGAGGAAAAGACTCACCTGGAAAGAAAGGTGACTCTTTTCTACATTCAGCCGCAAGAGCCTCAAATCTAATTCGTGTTAAAGACATCATAAGTAGATTCGATTCAAACACAGTTAGAGATTTGCTATCTAAACAGAATCAAGAAGGAGAGACGCCGCTATATGTCGCAGCCGAAAACGGCCATGTTTCTGTCGTGTCCGAATTCTTGAAACATTTAGACCTCCAAACTGCATCCATTGTAGCCAGAAACGGATCAGACCCATTTCATATTGCTGCAAAACAAGGCCATCTTG ACGTGTTGAAGGAACTTTTGAGGTGTTTTCCAAACATGGTGATGACAACAGATGCAGCTAACTCAACTGCTCTTCATACTGCAGCAGCTCAAGGTCATATTCATGTTGTTGATCTTCTGCTTGAAGCAAATTCAAATCTTGCTAAGATTGCTAGGAATAATGGTAAGACTGTTCTTCATACTGCTGCAAGGATGGGTTATTTGGAAGTGGCGAGATCGATATTGAGTAAAGATCCAAGTATCGGTCTAATGACTGATAAGAAAGGCCAAACCGCTCTCCATATGGCTGTCAAAGGCCAAAATGTTGAAATTGTACATGAATTAGTCAAACCCGATTCCAAAGTTTTGATCTTGGAAGATACCAAAGGAAATACACCTTTGCATATTGCCACTAGAAAAGGCAAATTTGAG ATTATACGTGCTTTAGTATCGGTGAAGGGAGTGAATGTGAACGCGATCAACAAGGCTGGAGAGACGCCTCTTGACATTGCTGAGAAATTCGGGAATCAGGAAATCACGACGGGTATTAAAGAAGCGGGAGGAGTTAACGGTAAACCTCAAAATCCGGCAAAGCAATTAAAGAAAACCGTAAGCGATATCAAGCATGACGTGGAATCTCAACTCCAACAAACCCGTCAGACCGGTTTCCGAGTTCGTAAGATCGCTAAAAAGATAAAGAAGCTTCACACCAGCGGCCTAAACAACGCGATCAACTCGGCGACGGTTGTGGCAGTTCTAATAGCGACAGTTGCTTTCGCTGCCATCTTCACCGTTCCGGGTCAATATGTCCAGGATTTCACTCCCGGTTTCTCGCTCGGGGAGGCACACATTGCCAAAAAGGCGgccttcatcatcttcttcgtttCTGACAGTCTGGCTCTGTTCATATCCCTAGCCGTGGTCGTGGTTCAGACTTCGGTCGTCGTTATAGAACACAAGGCGAAGAAACAACTGGTGTTCGTCATCAACAAGCTGATGTGGATGGCTTGTATATTCATATCCGTAGCCTTCATTTCCCTCAGTTTCGTCGTGGTTGGATCGAACGAGACGTGGCTCGCGGTTTACACCACACTCGTCGGCAGCGTTATTATGCTGACAACAATTGGAACAATGTGCTACTGTGTTGTTCGTCATAGGATGGATGAATCCAAGATGAGGAACATTAGGAGAACAAATACATTATCCCGATCACTCTCATTGTCTAGACAGCAATCTGATCCTGATTTGTTGAACGAAGGTTACAAAAAGATGTACGCAGTGTGA
- the LOC124938835 gene encoding probable uridine nucleosidase 2: MAVEEARKKIIIDTDPGIDDAMAIFLALQSPELDVIGLTTIYGNVYTTLATRNALHLLEIAGRTDIPVAEGSHITITKGTKLRIADFVHGSDGLGNQNFEPPSGKPIGQSAASFLVEQAKLYPGQVTVVALGPLTNIALAIQLDDTFVKNVGQIILLGGAFAVNGNVNPASEANIFGDPDAADMVFTSGANILAIGINVTHQVILTDADRDRMAKSGGKLAQYLCKILDVYFAYHHDAYNIKGVYLHDPTTILAAVNPSLFTFAEGVVRVQTVGISRGLTLFYNKQKRFAEVTEWSDKPSVKVAVTVDAAAINELLMERLMHS, encoded by the exons ATGGCAGTAGAAGAAGCGAGAAAGAAGATCATCATCGACACCGACCCTGGCATCG ATGATGCCATGGCTATATTTCTGGCTCTGCAATCGCCGGAACTTGATGTGATCGGGCTAACAACTATCTACGGCAACGTTTACACCACTCTTGCTACTAGAAATGCTCTGCATttg CTGGAGATTGCTGGAAGGACCGACATCCCTGTGGCTGAAGGATCTCATATCACAATCACT AAAGGTACAAAGCTTCGAATTGCTGATTTTGTACATGGATCGGATGGACTTGGTAACCAAAACTTTGAACCCCCAAGTGGGAAGCCAATTGGACAGTCAGCAGCATCTTTTCTAGTCGAGCAAGCTAAACTTTATCCAGGACAGGTGACTGTTGTGGCCCTTGGTCCCCTTACAAATATTGCCCTG GCTATTCAACTAGACGACACATTTGTCAAAAACGTAGGACAGATTATCCTTTTAGGTGGTGCTTTTGCTGTAAATGGAAATGTAAATCCAGCATCTGAGGCTAAT ATTTTCGGTGACCCTGATGCAGCAGATATGGTTTTCACTAGTGGAGCAAACATTTTGGCCATTGGGATAAATGTTACCCATCAGGTTATTTTGACAG ATGCTGATCGCGATAGGATGGCGAAAAGTGGTGGAAAACTTGCCCAGTACCTGTGCAAGATATTGGATGTTTATTTCGCATACCATCATGATGCTTATAACATAAAAG GTGTTTATCTTCACGATCCAACGACCATTCTGGCAGCTGTTAATCCTTCCCTATTCACATTCGCTGAGGGTGTAGTCAGAGTTCAGACAGTTGGAATCTCAAGAGGCCTCACATTATTTTACAACAAACAGAAAAG GTTTGCGGAAGTTACTGAATGGTCTGACAAGCCCTCTGTCAAAGTTGCGGTTACTGTCGATGCTGCTGCTATCAATGAGTTACTCATGGAGAGGCTTATGCATTCATAG
- the LOC124937544 gene encoding inactive glucose-1-phosphate adenylyltransferase small subunit 2, chloroplastic yields the protein METLQFSLPILPNMKKKSQAMHLVPNNQKTNPKYSPIVISCLSYRPEDHISFFPPSNQNVAAIVFGDGSATQLYPLTKRRSKGAMPIAGNYRLIDAVISNCINSNINKIYTLTQFNSTSLNSHLTKAYCGAGLGKEGLVEVIAAFQSSEHKGWFQGTADAIRKCLWLLEEYPVSEFLILCGHHLYQMDYQKLIEAHRKKRAEITCAVCTPRRDRDPGFGFYKIDNNENYVIETKMSLSVESKGEKDFISDNILSGMGIYIINRDTMKKLLIEYFPEANDLQNEVIPAAMSLGLKVHVYKFNGYWEDMGSIKSFYQANMEIVKKTSMAFNCFYDRGSPLYTLPRSLPPTLMTDAVVTNSIIGGGCILKRCNIRSTVIGPRTRVGAGAVIEDSILMGSDVYPIQDGQGQSKKNGDIPIGIGEFSQIRKAIIDKNARIGENVMIINKDNVQEANREACGYTITAGIVVILKSAILPDGTII from the exons ATGGAGACATTGCAGTTTTCACTTCCCATCTTGCcaaatatgaaaaagaagagTCAGGCTATGCATTTAGTACCAAATAATCAGAAAACCAATCCAAAATATTCACCCATAGTCATCTCATGCTTGTCATATCGACCCGAGGATCACATTTCGTTCTTCCCACCATCAAATCAG AATGTTGCAGCCATTGTGTTTGGAGATGGGTCAGCTACTCAACTTTACCCTTTAACAAAGAGAAGATCAAAAGGGGCTATGCCCATTGCAGGAAACTACAGACTAATTGATGCAGTAATAAGCAACTGCATTAACAGTAACATAAACAAGATATACACTCTTACACAGTTCAACTCCACGTCTCTCAATTCCCACCTCACAAAAGCTTATTGCGGAGCAGGTCTTGGGAAAGAGGGACTTGTAGAGGTTATTGCAGCGTTTCAGAGTTCCGAGCACAAGGGCTGGTTTcag GGAACAGCTGATGCAATAAGGAAATGTTTATGGCTTCTAGAAGAATACCCGGTTTCTGAGTTCTTAATCCTCTGTGGTCACCATCTGTACCAAATGGACTACCAGAAACTCATTGAAGCCCATCGGAAGAAACGGGCTGAGATAACTTGTGCGGTATGCACCCCAAGGCGAGACAGGGATCCGGGATTTGGGTTTTACAAAATAGATAATAATGAGAATTATGTAATCGAAACCAAAATGTCCTTATCA GTAGAAAGCAAAGGGGAAAAGGATTTTATTTCAGATAATATTTTGTCTGGTATGGGAATTTACATAATCAATAGAGATACGATGAAAAAGCTGCTCATAGAATATTTCCCCGAAGCAAATGATCTACAAAATGAAGTAATTCCTGCTGCAATGTCACTAGGACTGAAG GTTCATGTTTATAAGTTCAATGGGTACTGGGAGGACATGGGAAGTATCAAATCCTTCTACCAAGCAAACATGGAAATCGTAAAGAAAACAAGCATGGCATTCAA CTGCTTCTACGACAGAGGTTCTCCTCTGTATACATTGCCTCGATCTCTGCCACCAACTCTAATGACCGACGCTGTAGTAACAAATAGCATAATTGGAGGTGGCTGCATTCTCAAA AGATGTAACATCAGAAGTACAGTCATTGGTCCAAGAACAAGGGTTGGAGCAGGAGCAGTAATTGAGGATTCAATACTGATGGGCTCTGATGTATATCCC ATACAAGATGGGCAGGGCCAAAGCAAGAAGAATGGGGATATTCCGATTGGTATAGGAGAGTTTTCACAAATACGGAAAGCCATAATAGATAAGAATGCAAGGATTGGTGAGAATGTCATG ATCATAAATAAGGACAATGTCCAAGAAGCTAACAGGGAAGCTTGCGGTTACACCATCACAGCTGGGATAGTAGTGATTCTAAAAAGTGCAATATTACCAGATGGAACCATCATTTGA
- the LOC124938345 gene encoding thioredoxin-like fold domain-containing protein MRL7L, chloroplastic has product MSRIFPYFSCVTPLPKVKVEHNSVFFPTSKSTNSLSWCRYLNKCTLRYSTTQTVPKSKSNSANEEEENDPFNMDEDERQEWRRKIREVIDRSPDVDEEIDPAEKMKKMQQLLANYPLVVDEEDPDWPEDADGRGFNLDQFFNKITIKNTKKKDDVDDDENYDSENEVVWQDDDYIRPIKDLISSEWEETVFKDISPIMVLVHNRYKRPKENEKMRFELDKAVNIIWNCRLPSPRIVAVDAIVEDELVSALKVSSFPELIFIKSGKIVFRQNEIRTADELSKMMAFFYFGAAKPPCLMNRMTNNEEVIPTISIINPCP; this is encoded by the exons ATGAGCAGAATCTTCCCTTATTTCTCATGTGTGACTCCCCTTCCTAAAGTTAAAGTAGAACATAACTCTGTGTTTTTCCCAACCTCAAAGTCGACTAATTCATTATCATGG TGCAGATATTTGAATAAGTGTACATTAAGATATTCAACAACTCAGACTGTTCCAAAATCCAAATCCAATAGcgcgaatgaagaagaagagaatgatcCGTTTAATATGGACGAAGATGAGAGACAGGAATGGCGGAGAAAGATCAGAGAAGTCATTGACCGTAGCCCAGATGTTGACGAGGAAATTGACCCTGctgagaaaatgaagaagatgcAACAGCTGTTGGCTAATTACCCACTTGTTGTCGATGAAGAGGATCCTGACTGGCCTGAAGATGCTGATGGACGTGGTTTTAACCTTGATCAATTCTTCAACAAGATCACTATTAAGAATACCAAGAAGAAGGATGATGTTGATGACGATGAGAATTATGATAGTGAAAACGAAGTTGTATGGCAAGATGATGATTATATTCGTCCTATCAAAGACCTTATAAGCTCGGAATGGGAAGAAACCGTTTTCAAAGACATCAGTCCTATAATGGTTCTCGTACATAATCGTTATAAGAG ACCCAAAGAGAATGAAAAGATGCGATTTGAATTGGACAAAGCTGTAAATATCATATGGAATTGCAGGCTACCATCTCCAAGA ATTGTAGCAGTAGATGCAATAGTCGAGGATGAGCTCGTGTCTGCACTAAAAGTTTCGTCTTTTCCAGAGCTTATATTCATCAAATCAGGAAAGATTGTATTTCGTCAAAATG AAATTCGAACGGCTGATGAACTGTCAAAGATGATGGCATTCTTCTATTTTGGAGCTGCAAAACCACCTTGTTTGATGAATCGCATGACTAACAATGAAGAAGTGATCCCCACCATTTCTATTATCAATCCATGTCCATAA
- the LOC124939486 gene encoding 2-alkenal reductase (NADP(+)-dependent)-like: protein MGDQANKQIILKNYVNGFPTESDMKVRNVAIELKLPEGSTGVLVKNLYLSCDPYMRNRMSDVKGSYVPSFTPGSVITGYGVATVIDSGRADLRKDDLVWGVTGWEEYSLIAAAETLTKIQHTEDIPLSYYTGILALPGLTAYVGFYNICSPKKGDTVFISAASGAVGQLVGQYAKSFGCYVVGSAGSDEKVNLLKNKFGFDDGFNYKEEHDLDAALKRYFPNGIDIYFEQVGGKMLDAVLTNMRLNGRIAVCGMISQYNLEESEGVHNLLKLVHKRIEMRGFLVFDYYHMYPKYLETILSQLRDGSIVYVEDIEEGLENAPKALIGLFHSRNVGKQVVVVARE, encoded by the exons ATGGGAGATCAGGCCAACAAACAGATCATATTGAAGAACTATGTTAATGGGTTCCCCACAGAATCGGACATGAAAGTCAGGAATGTTGCTATCGAATTGAAGCTTCCAGAAGGTTCGACAGGGGTTCTGGTGAAGAATCTCTACCTCTCATGCGATCCTTATATGCGAAATCGCATGTCCGATGTCAAAGGAAGCTATGTCCCCTCCTTCACCCCTGGCTCT GTCATTACTGGATATGGCGTGGCCACAGTTATAGATTCGGGTCGGGCTGACCTGAGGAAGGACGACCTGGTCTGGGGAGTCACCGGATGGGAAGAGTACAGTCTCATTGCTGCAGCCGAGACACTAACCAAGATTCAACACACCGAAGACATCCCTCTATCTTACTATACGGGAATCCTTG cATTGCCTGGTTTGACTGCTTATGTTGGTTTTTATAATATATGCTCCCCAAAGAAGGGGGACACCGTCTTCATATCCGCAGCGTCTGGAGCCGTCGGGCAGCTCGTCGGCCAATACGCCAAGTCGTTTGGCTGTTACGTCGTCGGAAGTGCAGGCTCGGATGAAAag gTGAATCTCTTGAAGAACAAGTTCGGATTTGATGATGGTTTTAACtataaagaagaacatgatctTGATGCAGCTTTGAAGAG aTACTTTCCTAATGGTATTGACATTTACTTTGAGCAAGTGGGAGGGAAAATGCTTGACGCTGTCCTGACGAATATGAGACTCAACGGTCGAATCGCGGTGTGTGGAATGATCTCACAATACAATCTCGAAGAGTCGGAGGGTGTGCACAACCTTCTCAAGCTTGTCCACAAACGAATCGAGATGCGGGGGTTTCTAGTGTTTGACTACTACCATATGTATCCGAAGTATTTGGAGACAATTCTTTCACAATTAAGAGATGGATCAATTGTTTACGTGGAAGATATAGAGGAAGGTCTAGAGAATGCGCCAAAAGCCCTTATTGGCCTCTTTCATAGTCGTAATGTTGGAAAACAAGTAGTTGTTGTAGCTCGAGAATAG